One part of the Mya arenaria isolate MELC-2E11 chromosome 3, ASM2691426v1 genome encodes these proteins:
- the LOC128226907 gene encoding heat shock 70 kDa protein 12A-like, translated as MKEAALQAGIDSQQVGLALEPEAAAIWCQHIQTDVKGELSKPGTQFMVVDVGGGTADISVQEKKPDGRLNEILRPDGGAWGETNVDKELFDWLGSIFGQKRIRQFRESEFGEHLDLLNEFEIKKRSIGNNNVVIRLPYSMRENSKKIKKSIDKLGLSEKVSLTKDKLKVDAEIAKRWFNATISNIASHISNLIQEQYFKEVRLVMVVGGFAECKLLQSAMIETLSNVRVIIPEEAGVAVLKGAVEFAQRPHVIASRVMKCSYGINKPVEYDAKVHDRSKVVIENGKKVVHLFEQFVKINNEVKIGEVVAKGFKPTSLKETKVDIYSSPHPNPRYVSDRECTKIAQINVKHESGKTANDKIVDVLFEFGKTEVFVRVILRISGEEFGTKLECL; from the exons ATGAAAGAGGCGGCACTACAG GCGGGAATAGACAGCCAGCAGGTTGGTTTAGCTCTTGAGCCAGAAGCTGCTGCTATTTGGTGTCAACATATTCAAACCGACGTTAAAGGAGAGCTGTCAAAACCCGGAACGCAGTTTATGGTTGTAGACGTTGGAG GAGGCACAGCTGATATTTCTGTCCAAGAAAAAAAGCCAGATGGACGTCTGAACGAAATCCTCCGCCCAGACGGTGGGGCGTGGGGAGAAACGAACGTGGACAAAGAATTATTCGACTGGCTTGGGTCGATATTTGGACAAAAACGAATTCGTCAATTCAGAGAATCAGAGTTTGGCGAACATCTCGATCTTCtcaatgaatttgaaataaaaaagcgaTCTATTGGTAACAACAATGTTGTTATACGGTTACCATACTCAATGAGAGAAAATTCCAAAAAAATTAAGAAGTCAATCGATAAACTCGGCCTGTCTGAAAAGGTAAGCCTGacaaaagataaattaaaagttGACGCCGAGATTGCAAAGCGCTGGTTTAATGCGACGATCAGCAACATAGCATCCCATATAAGCAACTTAATACAGGAACAGTATTTTAAGGAAGTCCGTTTAGTGATGGTGGTCGGTGGATTTGCAGAATGTAAGCTTCTACAGTCGGCCATGATTGAAACGCTGTCGAATGTTCGAGTTATAATACCAGAGGAGGCTGGTGTTGCTGTTTTAAAGGGGGCTGTGGAATTTGCTCAGCGACCTCACGTGATAGCTTCAAGAGTCATGAAATGCTCGTATGGTATAAACAAACCAGTCGAATACGACGCGAAGGTGCATGATAGGTCGAAAGTCGTCATTGAAAACGGGAAAAAGGTTGTTCAtctttttgaacaatttgtgaaaattaacaatgaagTGAAGATTGGAGAAGTGGTTGCAAAGGGTTTCAAGCCAACGTCTCTTAAAGAGACCAAGGTCGACATTTATTCCAGTCCTCACCCAAATCCCCGCTATGTTTCCGACAGAGAGTGTACAAAAATTGCACAGATAAATGTGAAACATGAGAGTGGGAAAACAGCGAATGACAAAATAGTTGATGTCCTCTTTGAATTCGGGAAAACGGAAGTATTCGTCCGAGTTATTCTGCGCATTTCTGGTGAAGAGTTTGGAACCAAATTGGAGTGTCTCTAA